In a genomic window of Cydia fagiglandana chromosome 8, ilCydFagi1.1, whole genome shotgun sequence:
- the LOC134666918 gene encoding uncharacterized protein LOC134666918 encodes MTESVSEGATKLDFETVLNNAVGEFGKYQLISILLLAIPAACSGFMAGDYIFTAAMPCGKRPLVKKWNKHKDLRVVTPSRYQQNEASVKVHWMKVIRDLELSYKDDKFWETQRDTVQELVGPAIFGRLAQMFKLPPDDKHYEPPPDTISLPASELMYDMGSYEKLVRSNIHRVYLTYSLTSSLNFVALYIIKKYFTFILDEPTHFKSNILEMRKESRYSVSDYAPSVDEEPVEEEESEWGTSSDALDNQTSRYRSMTKSKSTSSKHFTSRMSITRLSTNKSLIRKSESIRYSKRMSNIPMSIDSPACTDDDLIVQDSKKYGRVGRVLFGTTQKNPHFEMLYCNESETDMIKWNSKYKQKAFEISASDEFSKKAEILAKQISKDFYDWWVGLGNVEFKSEIKRPEDIEDLFQVLFDEHASRALVLDPKILPCVLPSIAKFVGVPKAACSSVLKRQIAYDIHAETSPAHKEAFGTCLPQRMKHIPPNNDTKKMWHSLVIPEDLKTMSAVWDEISHLTSTKSFHSWLQKRPHLPMAKYLKSLETPGEKKQTFVVPSDYVLVKEGSSYQDLALPVSEFTLELKEVLQEIMND; translated from the exons AATGCCTTGTGGTAAAAGGCCTCTTGTCAAAAAATGGAACAAGCATAAAGACTTACGAGTTGTAACCCCGTCCCGATATCAACAAAATGAAGCCTCCGTTAAAGTTCACTGGATGAAAGTTATCCGAGATTTAGAACTGTCCTACAAAGACGATAAA TTCTGGGAGACCCAACGTGACACCGTTCAGGAGTTGGTCGGGCCTGCCATCTTCGGCAGACTAGCACAGATGTTCAAACTCCCCCCTGACGATAAGCACTACGAACCGCCGCCGGACACCATTTCCCTCCCGGCGTCGGAACTAATGTACGACATGGGATCATACGAAAAACTTGTACGTTCAAATATTCACCGTGTTTACCTTACTTACTCCCTTACTTCTagtttaaattttgttgctttgtacattataaaaaaatactttacctTTATTCTGGACGAA CCAACTCACTTCAAATCAAATATTTTGGAGATGAGAAAAGAGTCAAGGTATTCCGTAAGCGACTATGCACCTTCAGTGGACGAAGAGCCTGTTGAAGAAGAGGAGTCTGAATGGGGCACATCGTCAGATGCATTGGACAACCAAACTTCGCGATACAGATCAATGACAAAGTCTAAATCCACTTCGTCAAAACATTTTACGTCCAGAATGAGCATCACAAGATTGTCTACAAATAAATCTCTTATAAGGAAATCTGAATCTATAAGATATTCCAAAAGGATGTCAAATATACCAATGTCGATCGATTCGCCAGCTTGTACCGATGATGATTTAATTGTTCAAGATAGTAAGAAGTATGGCAG AGTCGGGAGAGTACTATTTGGAACGACTCAGAAAAACCCCCACTTTGAAATGCTGTACTGCAACGAATCGGAAACTGATATGATCAAATGGAATTCCAAGTATAAGCAGAAAGCTTTTGAAATATCGGCTTCTGATGAATTCAGCAAAAAAGCTGAGATATTGGCCAAACAG ATTTCAAAAGATTTTTATGATTGGTGGGTAGGTTTAGGCAACGTGGAGTTTAAGAGCGAAATCAAGCGCCCTGAAGATATCGAAGACTTATTCCAA GTCTTGTTCGATGAACATGCCTCAAGAGCACTTGTACTGGACCCGAAAATACTACCTTGTGTATTGCCGAGTATTGCGAAATTTGTTGGCGTACCTAAG GCGGCATGTTCGAGTGTGCTTAAGCGGCAAATCGCATACGATATTCACGCGGAAACTAGCCCTGCACATAAAGAGGCCTTCGGCACGTGTCTCCCGCAGAGGATGAAGCATATTCCCCCTAATAATGATACCAAGAAGATGTGGCATTCTCTTGTAATACCTGAAGATCTTAAGACTATGTCTGCCGTCTGGGACGAAATTTCCCATCTGAC GTCCACAAAATCCTTCCACTCGTGGCTTCAGAAGCGACCTCATCTTCCAATGGCTAAGTACTTAAAGTCGCTGGAGACTCCAGGAGAGAAAAAGCAAACGTTTGTGGTGCCATCGGATTACGTACTCGTTAAAGAAGGAAGTAGTTATCAGGACCTAGCTCTGCCAGTTTCCGAATTTACTCTTGAACTAAAAGAAGTACTGCAGGAGATTATGAACGATTAA